Part of the Chloroflexota bacterium genome, ATGAGCGCGCTGCGCCTGGCGCGAGCCTACACCCAGCGTGACAAAATCGTCAAATTCGAGGGTTGCTACCACGGCCACGCGGATATGCTGTTGGTGCAGGCGGGTTCCGGCGTTGCCACTTTGGGGCTGCCTGATTCTCCCGGCGTGCCGCGCGGGGCAACTCAGGATACCCTGGTCGCCCGCTACAACGATCTGGAAAGCGTGCGCGCGCTGTTCGCGCAATATCCTGAGGAAATCGCCGCAGTCATTGTCGAGCCGGTGGGCGGCAACATGGGCGTGGTGCCGCCTGTTGAGGGTTTCCTGCAGGGTCTGCGGAAAATCACCCAGGAACACGGCGCGGTCCTCATTTTCGACGAGGTGATGACCGGCTGGCGGGTGCACCCCCACGGCGCGCAGGGGCTATACGGTGTCACGCCCGACCTGACCACCCTGGGCAAGGTCATCGGCGGCGGCCTGCCTGTGGGCGCTTACGGCGGTAAGCGGGAAATCATGGAAATGGTCGCACCGTTGGGGCCGGTGTATCAGGCTGGCACCCTTTCGGGCAATCCCTTAGCCATGACCGCGGGCATCGTGACACTGCGGGCGCTGCAAAAAGAAGGCGTGTGGGAGCAAATGGAAGCCGCGGCCCAGCGCCTGACCGCGGGCATTGGCGAAGCCGCACGCGCCGCAGGCGTGCCCGTGCAGCAAACCCGCGTGGGTACCATGTTCGCCACCTTCTTCACCGAAACGCCGGTGCGTGACTGGCCTACGGTGAAAACGTGCGACACCAAACGCTTTGCCCACTTCTTCCAGGCCATGCTGGAACGCGGCGTGTACCTCGCCCCCTCGCAATTCGAGGCTGGTTTCATCAGCCTGATGCACGACGATGCGGTGATCGACGCAACGGTGGAAGCCGCGATGGAGGCGATGCAAGAAATTGCATAAGGCGCAACGGCGCCAAGCGTGTCAGCCTTCTCTATAAAAAGGCTATCGTTTTTGTGCTAAATTTCATGGTGGATCTCCTGGTGGTTGGGGTTCTGTTGCTTCCCTACCTTTACCGGGAGATTTCTCTTTTTTCTACAACACTTGCTCGCGTCCTGTTCCCCTGACTCCTCAGAAAAGATTTTACAATCCCCTTACATCCTACTAAAGTTCTATTAACCACGCCTCGCTACAATGACAACACTTGGGAATCACCGCACTCCCAATATTGCCTTCCACTCATCAGAAAAGCAAAACTCTACCACATTACAATCGTAATAATGAGGGTGCTTCCTTCATAAGGGCTGGCTTATTCGAATCACTGATTTCCGCCGTGCAGGCCCTCGACTCTTTCCTTTGCTGATCTGAGCCTGAGCCACTCTCCTTGGTCTCGCCTCTATCAGGGGCGAGACCAATTTATAACAGGCATGATACACTCATCTCTATACAACAAGGACAA contains:
- the hemL gene encoding glutamate-1-semialdehyde-2,1-aminomutase encodes the protein MHIPNSIRWFERAQQILPGGVDSPVRAFRAVGGQPLFIARGEGPYLYDVDGNRYIDYVLSWGPLILGHAHPDVVEALQEAVARGTSYGAPSPLEVELAELVRAFLPSVEMVRFVNSGTEATMSALRLARAYTQRDKIVKFEGCYHGHADMLLVQAGSGVATLGLPDSPGVPRGATQDTLVARYNDLESVRALFAQYPEEIAAVIVEPVGGNMGVVPPVEGFLQGLRKITQEHGAVLIFDEVMTGWRVHPHGAQGLYGVTPDLTTLGKVIGGGLPVGAYGGKREIMEMVAPLGPVYQAGTLSGNPLAMTAGIVTLRALQKEGVWEQMEAAAQRLTAGIGEAARAAGVPVQQTRVGTMFATFFTETPVRDWPTVKTCDTKRFAHFFQAMLERGVYLAPSQFEAGFISLMHDDAVIDATVEAAMEAMQEIA